The proteins below are encoded in one region of Coffea arabica cultivar ET-39 chromosome 4c, Coffea Arabica ET-39 HiFi, whole genome shotgun sequence:
- the LOC113740281 gene encoding hexosyltransferase GAUT11: MRRRVADYRRPVRRKFSSWIWVLLGTFMIAGFVLFVFHHNYQHEDHAEQQPLLERKIGKGHVAHNSLNLTEEILSARSYARQLAEQMTLAKAYVIIAKEHNNLHLAWELSSKIRSCQFLLSKAAMQDEPISLDEAEPLIKSLSSLIFKAQDAHYDIATTMMTMKSHIQALEERANAASAQSTVFGQLAAESLPKSLHCLDIKLMLDWLKDKSLQELADEKRNSPRLVDNNLYHFCIFSDNLLAVMVVVNSTICNADHPTQLVFHIVTNGIHYGVMQAWFLSNEFKGATIEVQTIEDFTWFNASYSPVIKNLLEKDSRKYYFEGSEDSNIEPKFRNPKYVSLLNHLRFYIPEIYPQLEKVVFLDDDVVVQKDLTPLFSLDLHGNVNGAVETCLEAFHRYYKYLNFSNPLISSKFDPQACGWAFGMNVFDLIAWRKANVTARYHYWQDQNTDRTLWKLGTLPPGLLSFYGLTEPLDRRWHVLGLGYDLNIDNRLIESAAVIHFNGNMKPWLKLGISKYRSLWDRYLDQSHAYLQDCASS; encoded by the coding sequence ATGCGGCGGCGGGTGGCCGATTATCGGCGCCCGGTGAGAAGGAAGTTTTCTAGTTGGATCTGGGTGCTTCTTGGGACATTTATGATTGCAGgctttgttttgtttgtttttcatCATAACTATCAGCATGAGGATCATGCCGAGCAGCAGCCCTTATTGGAGAGAAAGATTGGAAAAGGGCATGTTGCTCATAACAGCTTAAATCTTACAGAGGAAATTTTAAGTGCTAGATCATATGCCAGACAATTAGCAGAGCAAATGACACTTGCCAAGGCTTATGTTATTATAGCAAAGGAGCATAATAACCTTCATCTTGCTTGGGAGCTTAGTTCAAAAATTAGAAGTTGCCAATTTTTACTTTCAAAGGCTGCCATGCAGGACGAACCTATTTCATTAGATGAAGCGGAACCATTAATTAAAAGCTTATCATCTTTGATTTTCAAGGCTCAGGATGCCCATTATGATATTGCAACCACAATGATGACAATGAAGTCTCACATTCAGGCGCTTGAAGAGCGAGCAAATGCGGCATCTGCTCAGAGTACAGTGTTTGGTCAACTTGCTGCGGAATCGCTGCCAAAGAGTTTACACTGTCTGGACATCAAACTCATGCTGGATTGGCTTAAGGACAAGTCGTTACAGGAGCTTGCAGATGAGAAGAGGAATTCTCCCCGACTAGTGGACAACAATCTGTACCACTTTTGCATATTCTCGGATAACCTACTTGCAGTAATGGTTGTTGTCAACTCTACTATCTGTAATGCTGATCACCCAACACAGCTGGTTTTCCACATCGTAACAAATGGTATACATTATGGGGTAATGCAAGCTTGGTTCCTAAGCAATGAGTTCAAAGGTGCTACAATAGAAGTGCAAACTATCGAAGACTTCACTTGGTTTAATGCATCATATTCTCCCGTCATAAAGAACCTACTAGAAAAAGATTCTCGAAAGTACTACTTTGAAGGGTCTGAGGATAGCAATATTGAGCCAAAGTTTCGAAATCCAAAGTATGTATCACTGTTGAATCACCTTCGGTTTTACATCCCAGAGATTTATCCGCAGTTGGAGAAGGTAGTTTTTCTCGACGATGATGTAGTAGTTCAGAAAGATTTGACTCCTCTATTTTCTTTGGATTTACATGGAAATGTAAATGGAGCAGTTGAAACTTGTCTTGAAGCCTTTCACCGTTATTACAAGTATCTCAATTTTTCAAACCCTCTTATCAGTTCCAAGTTTGATCCCCAGGCCTGTGGATGGGCATTTGGTATGAATGTCTTTGATTTGATTGCCTGGAGAAAAGCAAATGTTACAGCGAGATATCATTACTGGCAGGATCAAAATACCGATAGGACTCTATGGAAGCTTGGCACTCTTCCTCCTGGCCTCCTATCTTTCTATGGATTAACAGAGCCACTTGATAGAAGATGGCACGTGTTAGGATTGGGATATGACCTGAATATTGATAACAGGCTGATAGAGAGTGCAGCTGTAATTCATTTCAATGGCAACATGAAGCCATGGCTAAAGTTGGGTATTAGCAAGTATAGGTCTCTATGGGATCGGTATTTGGATCAATCTCATGCTTATCTTCAGGATTGTGCCTCAAGTTGA